A window of Campylobacter lari subsp. lari contains these coding sequences:
- a CDS encoding triose-phosphate isomerase: MIFAANLKCNHTRSSFELYAQKLNQNLSNEDEIFIFPPSIAFSSLKVNFHQGAQNFYPCENGAYTGEIGKIHLEEFNIKSVLIGHSERRALNEDESFLKAKFDFAKNLDFNIIYCIGESLETKNANKSLDFLKKQIENIDLSYKKLIIAYEPIYSIGTGASANFDDINTILNFLREFSKAKLLYGGSVNQSNIKEICALKNCDGVLIGSAALNASDFLNMIQIAKG, encoded by the coding sequence ATGATTTTTGCAGCAAATTTAAAGTGTAATCATACAAGATCAAGCTTTGAACTTTACGCTCAAAAATTAAACCAAAACTTAAGCAATGAAGATGAAATTTTCATCTTCCCACCAAGCATAGCTTTTTCTAGTTTAAAAGTAAATTTTCATCAAGGAGCACAAAATTTTTACCCTTGTGAAAATGGCGCATATACTGGAGAAATAGGTAAAATTCACTTAGAAGAATTTAATATCAAAAGCGTGCTAATAGGTCATTCTGAAAGACGAGCTTTAAATGAAGATGAAAGCTTTTTAAAGGCTAAATTTGATTTTGCAAAAAATCTTGATTTTAATATTATTTATTGTATAGGTGAAAGTTTAGAAACTAAAAATGCCAATAAAAGTTTAGATTTTTTAAAAAAACAAATTGAAAATATTGATTTATCTTATAAAAAACTCATTATAGCTTATGAGCCTATTTATTCTATAGGCACAGGAGCGAGTGCTAATTTTGATGATATTAACACTATACTTAATTTTTTAAGAGAATTTAGCAAAGCTAAGCTTTTATATGGTGGAAGTGTTAATCAAAGCAATATTAAAGAAATTTGTGCTTTAAAAAATTGCGATGGAGTATTGATAGGTTCAGCTGCATTAA
- a CDS encoding phosphoglycerate kinase encodes MSSILSIKDIDLAKKKVFIRCDFNVPQDEFLNITDDRRIRSAIPTIRYCLDNGCAVILASHLGRPKEIASKYSLEPVAKRLARLMAKDVIMAKDVIGEDAKKKASELKSSEILLLENLRFEKGETKNDENLAKELASMADVYINDAFGVCHRAHASVEAITKYFDNTHKGAGFLLQKEIEFASNLIKHPARPFVAVVGGSKVSGKLQALTNLLPKVDKLIIGGGMAFTFLKAQGYDIGNSLLEEDLIEEANKILLKGKNLGVKIYLPVDVTAAQTCSQEAVMKYTPVQEIPAGWMGLDIGPASVRLFKEALSDAQTIWWNGPMGVFEIDKFSKGSIKMSHYISESHATTVIGGGDTADVVARAGDADEMTFISTGGGASLELIEGKELPGVKPLTIKDNE; translated from the coding sequence ATGAGTAGTATTTTATCAATTAAAGATATTGATCTTGCAAAGAAAAAAGTATTTATAAGATGTGATTTTAACGTTCCTCAAGATGAATTTTTAAATATCACCGATGATCGCCGTATCCGCTCGGCTATCCCTACTATAAGATATTGTTTAGACAATGGCTGTGCGGTTATTTTAGCTTCACATTTAGGGCGTCCCAAAGAAATAGCTTCAAAATACTCTTTAGAGCCAGTTGCAAAAAGACTTGCACGCTTAATGGCTAAAGATGTTATCATGGCTAAAGATGTTATAGGTGAAGATGCAAAGAAAAAAGCTAGCGAATTAAAATCAAGTGAAATTTTGCTTTTAGAAAATTTACGCTTTGAAAAGGGTGAAACTAAGAATGATGAAAATTTAGCCAAAGAACTTGCTTCTATGGCTGATGTTTATATTAATGATGCTTTTGGGGTTTGTCATAGGGCTCATGCTAGCGTTGAAGCCATTACAAAATACTTTGATAATACCCACAAAGGTGCAGGATTTTTACTCCAAAAAGAAATAGAATTTGCAAGCAATCTCATCAAACACCCTGCGCGTCCTTTTGTAGCTGTAGTAGGTGGTTCTAAAGTGAGTGGGAAATTACAAGCTTTGACTAACCTACTTCCAAAAGTAGATAAGCTTATCATAGGCGGAGGTATGGCTTTTACCTTTTTAAAAGCACAAGGTTATGATATAGGAAATTCACTTTTAGAAGAAGATTTAATTGAAGAAGCAAATAAAATCTTACTCAAAGGTAAAAATCTAGGTGTAAAAATTTACCTTCCTGTGGATGTTACAGCAGCGCAAACTTGCTCTCAAGAAGCGGTGATGAAATACACTCCTGTGCAAGAAATTCCTGCAGGTTGGATGGGGCTTGATATAGGGCCTGCTAGTGTAAGATTATTTAAAGAGGCACTTTCTGATGCGCAAACTATATGGTGGAATGGACCTATGGGAGTTTTTGAAATCGATAAATTCTCAAAAGGTAGTATTAAAATGAGCCATTATATAAGCGAATCTCACGCAACTACCGTGATAGGTGGTGGCGATACTGCTGATGTTGTAGCAAGAGCTGGTGATGCTGATGAGATGACTTTTATTTCAACTGGTGGTGGGGCTTCATTAGAGCTTATAGAAGGAAAAGAACTTCCTGGTGTAAAACCTTTGACCATAAAGGATAATGAATGA
- the gap gene encoding type I glyceraldehyde-3-phosphate dehydrogenase: MAVKVAINGFGRIGRCVARIIMKRDDIELVAINDTTDIELTKYLFKYDTVHGVYDGSVENDGDDLIIDNEKIKVLKSRNVADLDFAKYGAQIVLECTGAHLTIEKCQGFLDHGVQKVIMSAPAKDKTPTYVLGVNAHEYKGENIISNASCTTNCLGPICRVLQDNFGIEKGLMTTIHAYTNGQSIIDAKARDKRRSRAAAQNIIPTSTGAAKAMKLVMPELDGKLHGQSMRVPVADVSSVDLTATLKKKVSKEEINEAFRKAAASNLKGILLVDDEERVSSDFITCSYGAIVASDLTQVICDDFVKVVAWYDNEWGYSSRLVDMAVFVAKA; encoded by the coding sequence ATGGCTGTAAAAGTTGCAATAAATGGTTTTGGACGCATTGGAAGATGTGTTGCAAGAATTATCATGAAACGCGATGATATAGAACTTGTAGCGATTAATGATACTACTGATATAGAGCTTACTAAATATCTTTTTAAATATGACACCGTTCATGGGGTATACGATGGTAGTGTTGAAAATGATGGAGATGATTTAATAATTGATAATGAAAAGATAAAAGTTTTAAAAAGCAGAAATGTAGCGGATTTAGACTTTGCAAAATACGGCGCACAAATTGTTTTAGAATGCACTGGCGCACACTTAACTATAGAAAAATGCCAAGGATTTTTAGATCATGGAGTGCAAAAAGTTATCATGAGTGCGCCTGCAAAAGATAAAACTCCAACTTATGTTTTAGGGGTAAATGCTCACGAATATAAAGGCGAAAACATCATCTCAAATGCGAGTTGTACCACAAACTGCTTAGGGCCAATTTGTAGAGTTTTGCAAGATAATTTTGGCATAGAAAAAGGCTTAATGACCACTATTCACGCTTATACAAATGGACAAAGCATTATTGATGCAAAAGCAAGAGATAAAAGAAGATCGCGTGCTGCTGCACAAAATATCATTCCAACATCAACCGGAGCTGCAAAAGCTATGAAACTTGTTATGCCTGAACTTGATGGAAAATTACACGGACAAAGTATGCGTGTACCTGTAGCTGATGTATCAAGCGTGGATTTAACTGCAACTTTAAAGAAAAAAGTAAGTAAAGAAGAAATCAATGAAGCCTTTAGAAAAGCAGCTGCTAGCAATTTAAAAGGTATATTATTAGTGGATGATGAAGAAAGAGTTTCAAGTGATTTTATAACTTGCTCTTATGGCGCAATTGTAGCAAGTGATTTAACTCAAGTAATTTGTGATGATTTTGTTAAAGTGGTTGCTTGGTATGATAATGAATGGGGATATTCTTCTCGTTTAGTAGATATGGCAGTATTTGTAGCAAAGGCTTAA
- the nadD gene encoding nicotinate (nicotinamide) nucleotide adenylyltransferase: MKIALFGGSFDPPHLGHNAIVFNALANLELDKLIIMPTFISPFKQEFTANEQKRLKWCEMIWGGLEKVEICDFEIKKQRPVPSIESVDFLYKQYEISKFYLILGADHLQSLEKWHEFERLQNLVEFVVAKRDGIFIPKHFKTLDTKVDISSSFIRQTLQTSQVCEQIKEEVKLYYSKFKNI; this comes from the coding sequence ATGAAAATCGCACTTTTTGGTGGCAGTTTTGATCCACCCCATTTAGGGCATAATGCTATAGTCTTTAATGCGCTAGCAAATTTAGAGCTTGATAAACTCATTATTATGCCAACTTTTATTAGCCCCTTTAAGCAAGAATTCACCGCAAATGAGCAAAAACGCTTAAAATGGTGTGAGATGATTTGGGGAGGTTTGGAAAAAGTTGAAATTTGTGATTTTGAAATAAAAAAACAAAGACCTGTACCTAGTATAGAAAGTGTTGATTTTTTGTACAAGCAATATGAAATTTCTAAGTTTTATCTTATTTTAGGAGCTGATCATTTACAAAGTCTTGAAAAATGGCATGAATTTGAAAGATTGCAAAATTTGGTAGAATTTGTTGTAGCTAAAAGAGATGGTATTTTTATACCAAAACATTTTAAAACCTTAGATACTAAAGTAGATATTTCTTCTTCTTTTATAAGGCAAACCTTGCAAACATCACAAGTTTGTGAGCAAATCAAAGAAGAAGTTAAGCTTTATTATTCTAAATTTAAAAATATTTAA
- the rsfS gene encoding ribosome silencing factor has product MQERINNIVQILDDKKADLIETFDMQDKDYFVKFVVIATTMGERHALSLIDDLKTNLKSKGEEFLNIESSEEWTVLDLGDILIHLMSETYRAKYNIEEFLKSLNKENQN; this is encoded by the coding sequence ATGCAAGAAAGAATTAATAATATAGTGCAGATTTTAGATGATAAAAAAGCTGATTTAATAGAAACTTTTGACATGCAAGATAAGGATTATTTTGTTAAATTTGTAGTGATTGCTACTACTATGGGGGAAAGACATGCGCTTTCTTTGATTGATGATTTAAAAACTAATCTTAAAAGTAAGGGTGAAGAATTTTTAAATATAGAAAGTAGCGAAGAATGGACTGTGCTTGATTTAGGTGATATTTTGATTCACTTAATGAGTGAAACTTATAGGGCAAAATATAATATAGAAGAATTTTTAAAAAGCCTAAATAAAGAAAATCAGAACTAG
- a CDS encoding tetratricopeptide repeat protein gives MDNLITELSDLAKEYFENSEFEKCDEVLSELIAFCKGEVTLAQDGKMIFIDDGDKHRLLLEAYHNRALCKFNCLKFQEALKDATIAVEFDPNNVFLFNLLGLCNFKLDLLQEALLAFNKTIALDNAYYLAYFNRARVYILLDEHTKALKDLQTCIDLAPEYYMAYYTRAITLLSVDPKQALIDFKKSQDLGFESSQIFYYQGVACENLEDYQKAIEFFTKMIEQDESFADAYYKRANNKRKVDDLEGALQDCLKSIELDNENAMAYLILGHIYKDLEKIELSIDAFKKSINLDENLQYPCFALARVLYDLKDYEQALKYYDKTIELYEEYAQAYINRGNTKINLKMIEEAIEDFDLAAKYYQERARRHDFTPSELAELEHAVPYGFYHLGNSLYEIDKYDEALISYEKALKYQKEYPDVFFNRAYLKSDLEKYDEALEDSELAVKYYKKQNNTQDYVNSFSQRAWIKSKLERFQEAMDEYNELIKIYKDYIDLKDVLFERAYCAKELESYEELIAYCNAALKVDKNNLKLYFWRGIAKYNLSLEEEAIEDLNRALKIDKNHNGVRYYKGLCYEDLCMFEEAIKCYDSVILSNEEDDESYFHRAKCKRNLEKYNEALKDINECLKIIDDIGEYWIEKAQILSFLGKYDESFEAAKKASELEPKSYECYHFMGAVKVYSQDFKEAIKYLNMALNLDESQNWTHYYKAECLRNLGDFHEALQCYEDCLKITKENTDALVGKIQCLEELKEYKQALECTKELLKFDEENEFALKSQNILMQKLKQQNKKWWQIWN, from the coding sequence TTGGATAATCTAATCACTGAGTTGTCAGATTTAGCCAAAGAATATTTCGAAAATTCAGAATTTGAAAAATGCGATGAGGTTTTAAGTGAACTTATAGCTTTTTGCAAAGGTGAAGTTACGCTTGCTCAAGATGGTAAAATGATTTTCATAGATGATGGAGATAAGCATCGTTTGCTTTTAGAAGCTTACCATAATAGAGCGCTTTGTAAATTTAATTGTTTGAAATTTCAAGAAGCACTTAAAGATGCAACTATAGCTGTAGAATTTGATCCTAACAATGTATTTTTGTTTAATCTTTTGGGTCTATGTAATTTTAAATTAGATTTATTACAAGAAGCACTTTTGGCTTTTAATAAAACTATAGCACTAGATAATGCATATTATTTAGCATATTTTAATAGGGCTAGAGTTTATATACTTTTAGATGAGCACACAAAGGCTTTAAAAGATTTACAAACTTGTATTGATTTGGCTCCAGAATATTATATGGCTTATTATACTAGAGCCATTACTTTGCTTAGTGTTGATCCAAAACAAGCTTTGATTGATTTTAAAAAATCTCAAGATTTAGGATTTGAATCCTCGCAGATTTTTTATTATCAAGGTGTTGCTTGTGAGAATTTGGAAGATTATCAAAAAGCTATAGAATTTTTTACTAAGATGATTGAGCAAGATGAGAGTTTTGCTGATGCATATTATAAAAGGGCTAATAATAAACGTAAAGTTGATGATTTAGAAGGAGCTTTGCAAGATTGTTTAAAATCCATTGAACTAGACAATGAAAATGCAATGGCATATTTGATTTTGGGACATATTTATAAAGATTTAGAAAAGATAGAATTATCAATAGATGCTTTTAAAAAATCAATCAATTTAGATGAAAATTTACAATATCCATGTTTTGCATTAGCTAGAGTTTTGTATGATTTAAAAGATTATGAACAAGCTTTGAAGTATTATGATAAAACAATTGAGCTTTATGAAGAATATGCCCAAGCTTACATTAATAGAGGTAATACTAAAATCAATCTAAAAATGATTGAAGAGGCTATAGAGGATTTTGATTTAGCAGCTAAATATTATCAAGAAAGAGCAAGAAGGCATGATTTTACTCCATCAGAATTAGCAGAGCTTGAACACGCAGTTCCTTATGGTTTTTATCATTTGGGTAATAGCTTGTATGAGATAGACAAATATGATGAAGCTTTGATAAGTTATGAAAAAGCCTTGAAATATCAAAAAGAATATCCTGATGTGTTTTTTAATAGGGCTTATTTAAAATCTGATCTTGAAAAATATGATGAAGCTTTAGAAGATAGCGAATTAGCTGTTAAATATTATAAAAAGCAAAATAATACTCAAGATTATGTTAATTCATTTTCTCAAAGAGCTTGGATTAAAAGCAAGCTTGAAAGATTTCAAGAAGCTATGGATGAATACAATGAGCTTATAAAAATATATAAAGATTATATTGATTTAAAAGATGTATTATTTGAAAGAGCATATTGCGCAAAAGAGCTTGAATCTTATGAAGAATTAATAGCTTATTGCAATGCAGCACTCAAGGTGGATAAAAATAATCTTAAACTTTATTTTTGGCGAGGAATTGCTAAATATAATTTAAGTTTAGAAGAAGAGGCCATAGAAGATTTAAATAGGGCTTTAAAAATTGATAAAAACCATAATGGAGTAAGGTATTATAAGGGACTTTGTTATGAAGATCTTTGTATGTTTGAAGAAGCTATAAAATGTTATGATAGTGTGATTTTAAGTAATGAAGAAGATGATGAATCATATTTTCATAGAGCAAAATGTAAAAGAAATCTTGAAAAATACAATGAAGCCTTAAAAGATATCAATGAATGCTTAAAAATAATTGATGATATTGGGGAATATTGGATAGAAAAAGCACAAATTTTAAGCTTTTTAGGAAAATATGATGAAAGTTTTGAAGCGGCAAAAAAAGCAAGCGAACTTGAGCCAAAATCATATGAATGTTATCATTTTATGGGTGCAGTTAAGGTGTATTCGCAAGATTTTAAAGAAGCTATAAAATATCTTAATATGGCTTTAAATTTAGACGAAAGTCAAAATTGGACACATTATTATAAGGCAGAGTGTTTAAGAAATTTAGGTGATTTTCATGAAGCATTGCAATGTTATGAAGACTGCTTAAAGATAACAAAAGAAAATACTGATGCTTTGGTGGGAAAAATTCAGTGTTTAGAAGAGCTAAAAGAATACAAGCAAGCTTTAGAATGCACTAAAGAATTATTAAAATTTGATGAAGAAAATGAGTTTGCATTAAAAAGTCAAAATATTTTAATGCAAAAATTAAAACAGCAAAATAAAAAGTGGTGGCAAATTTGGAATTAA
- a CDS encoding DUF1090 family protein yields the protein MRKIFILLTLCSFAFSTQCEVKIKQIQKEIAYAKNYNHQEKALSLELALKEVQADCAKDPLFYDKKLEAKKLKEQEIEKIEQELKELKKQKDYMSKIEYKNKKQALKDKKDKIKKDIEEYINKL from the coding sequence ATGAGAAAAATTTTTATTTTACTTACACTTTGCTCATTTGCGTTTTCCACGCAATGTGAGGTTAAAATAAAGCAAATTCAAAAAGAAATAGCTTATGCTAAAAATTACAATCATCAAGAAAAAGCTTTGAGTCTAGAATTAGCCTTAAAAGAAGTTCAGGCAGATTGTGCAAAGGATCCTCTTTTTTATGATAAAAAATTAGAGGCTAAAAAACTTAAAGAGCAAGAGATAGAAAAGATCGAACAAGAGTTAAAAGAATTAAAAAAACAAAAAGATTATATGAGTAAAATAGAGTATAAAAATAAAAAACAAGCTTTAAAAGACAAAAAAGACAAAATCAAAAAAGATATTGAAGAATATATCAACAAACTCTAA
- a CDS encoding DUF4153 domain-containing protein translates to MFKNFINSTHIALKNHPFGAICYLCFWFFIGFFYDSYQCSDFLFLTLFIIFCETFFKAKENLTQTYKSITNFWILFFGLIFYIILHFIFKQDEDYLLFYTQNTLYISLALTLISLICARKLYDFNNFHYFLAALFFSISFWLILGLFILIFYTSFCFLFDISSSNLNTTIVSFWVFSAGFFSLFLLGNFTSYKFKKIFIFILNIFSILYIIMLFSYTIGVLFNFLENLSIVHLCLWFGVFLLFNFWINLSFYKIKKIIFYIFLVFLIFLTSFVFYAIIIRITQYGFTPERLAVLTFNLWLLISSFLSVFKQNEAPKYSFYILAIISLFLGFFANHISIYSQKYQLEKLEKIIQEKKLELDYSKSKQYYNQIKDIKNTIHNLDKNYDKSYSFDEFLKANNLNHLKNQAKLSNPNLSIYKNFNPEYLKLKKDYDEVLFNFTNKSNFKYSMKIQDNILYFYLQEQEILKIIDFDKTLKTYQKNSQLDYELYNSSTITFIPLMFNIDARGNVTKFKTHIFIKNTK, encoded by the coding sequence ATGTTTAAAAATTTTATTAATTCTACTCATATAGCCTTAAAAAATCATCCATTTGGTGCAATTTGCTACTTATGTTTTTGGTTTTTTATAGGATTTTTTTATGATTCGTATCAATGTAGCGATTTTTTATTTTTAACTCTTTTTATTATTTTTTGTGAAACATTTTTTAAAGCAAAAGAAAATTTAACACAGACTTATAAAAGTATAACAAATTTTTGGATTTTATTTTTTGGGCTAATTTTCTATATAATTTTGCACTTTATTTTCAAACAAGATGAAGATTATTTGCTATTTTACACTCAAAATACTCTTTATATATCTTTAGCACTAACACTTATATCTTTAATATGTGCAAGAAAATTATACGATTTTAACAATTTTCATTATTTTTTAGCAGCGCTTTTTTTCAGTATAAGCTTTTGGCTTATTCTAGGTTTATTTATATTAATTTTTTATACTTCATTTTGCTTTTTATTTGATATTTCTTCATCTAATCTAAACACTACCATTGTGTCTTTTTGGGTTTTTAGTGCAGGTTTTTTCTCTTTATTTTTGCTTGGAAATTTTACATCTTATAAATTTAAAAAAATTTTTATATTTATACTTAATATTTTTAGCATTTTATATATTATTATGCTTTTTAGTTATACTATTGGTGTTCTTTTTAACTTTTTAGAAAATCTTAGTATCGTTCATTTGTGTCTTTGGTTTGGAGTTTTTTTATTATTTAATTTTTGGATAAATTTATCTTTTTATAAAATTAAAAAAATTATTTTTTATATTTTTCTTGTGTTTTTAATATTTTTAACAAGTTTTGTATTTTATGCTATTATAATTAGAATTACACAATATGGATTTACACCTGAACGCTTAGCTGTATTAACTTTTAATTTATGGCTTTTAATTTCAAGTTTTTTAAGCGTATTTAAACAAAATGAAGCACCTAAGTATTCTTTTTACATACTAGCAATAATATCTTTATTTTTAGGTTTTTTTGCTAACCATATAAGTATATATTCTCAAAAATATCAATTAGAAAAACTAGAAAAAATTATACAAGAAAAAAAACTAGAACTTGACTATTCTAAAAGCAAACAATACTATAATCAAATAAAAGATATTAAAAATACTATACATAATTTAGATAAAAATTATGATAAATCTTATAGTTTTGATGAATTTTTAAAGGCAAATAATTTAAATCATTTAAAAAATCAAGCAAAACTTTCCAATCCTAATCTTTCTATATATAAAAATTTTAATCCTGAATACTTAAAATTAAAAAAAGACTATGATGAAGTATTATTTAATTTCACTAATAAAAGTAATTTTAAATACTCAATGAAAATACAAGATAATATTTTATACTTTTACTTACAAGAACAAGAAATTTTAAAAATTATAGATTTTGATAAAACTTTAAAAACCTATCAAAAAAATTCTCAACTAGATTATGAGCTTTACAATAGCTCTACTATAACTTTTATACCTTTAATGTTTAACATAGATGCAAGGGGAAATGTAACAAAATTTAAAACTCATATTTTTATAAAAAATACCAAATAA
- a CDS encoding HIT family protein: protein MIYENDYLFIEKENSQIPWVKIFTKENYRELSDCPTFLQNMLFQYVLACELSLREHYNPEKINIASFANYVPRVHFHVMARFKEDAFFPECMWGKQQREVRDLNLPDFEGFKLILLKEINNIHV, encoded by the coding sequence ATGATTTATGAAAATGATTATTTATTTATAGAAAAAGAAAATTCTCAAATTCCTTGGGTGAAAATTTTTACTAAAGAAAATTACAGAGAATTAAGTGATTGTCCAACCTTTTTACAAAATATGCTTTTTCAGTATGTTTTAGCTTGCGAATTAAGCCTTAGAGAGCATTATAACCCAGAAAAAATCAACATAGCTTCCTTTGCAAACTATGTACCAAGAGTGCATTTTCATGTTATGGCGCGTTTTAAAGAAGATGCTTTTTTTCCTGAATGTATGTGGGGAAAACAACAAAGAGAAGTAAGGGATTTAAATTTACCAGACTTTGAGGGATTTAAATTAATTTTGCTCAAAGAAATAAACAATATCCATGTTTAA
- the fumC gene encoding class II fumarate hydratase — translation MEYRIEHDTMGEIKVPNDKYWGAQTERSFENFKIGCEKMPKVLIYAFANLKKSLALVNNKLGKLDDAKKNAIVQACDEIVAGKFDDNFPLAIWQTGSGTQSNMNMNEVIANRATEIMGGDFRKEKLVHPNDHVNMSQSSNDTFPTAMSIVSVEQVEKKLIPALDELIATFEKKVKEFEGIIKIGRTHLQDATPLTLAQEFSGYLSMLLHSKEQIIASLPTLRELAIGGTAVGTGLNAHPELSEKVSEELSKLIGTKFVSSPNKFHALTSHDAINFTHGAMKGLAANLMKIANDIRWLASGPRCGLGELNIPENEPGSSIMPGKVNPTQCEALTMVAVQVMGNDAAIGFAASQGNFELNVFKPVIIYNFLQSLDLLADAMHSFNIHCAVGIEPNKEKIDHNLHNSLMLVTALNPHIGYENAAKVAKNAHKKGISLKESAMELGLVSEEDFAKFVDPTKMIGPKK, via the coding sequence ATGGAATATAGAATCGAACACGATACTATGGGAGAGATTAAAGTTCCTAATGATAAATATTGGGGTGCACAAACTGAAAGAAGTTTTGAAAATTTTAAAATTGGTTGTGAAAAAATGCCAAAAGTTTTAATTTATGCTTTTGCAAATCTTAAAAAATCTTTGGCTTTAGTTAATAATAAACTTGGCAAATTAGACGATGCTAAAAAAAATGCTATTGTGCAAGCTTGCGATGAGATTGTAGCAGGAAAATTTGATGATAACTTCCCACTAGCAATATGGCAAACAGGTTCAGGCACACAAAGCAATATGAATATGAATGAAGTTATAGCAAATCGCGCTACTGAAATTATGGGTGGAGATTTTAGAAAAGAAAAACTTGTTCACCCAAATGATCATGTAAATATGAGCCAAAGCTCAAATGATACTTTTCCAACTGCCATGAGCATAGTTTCAGTAGAACAAGTAGAAAAAAAACTTATCCCTGCTCTAGATGAGCTTATTGCAACTTTTGAAAAAAAAGTAAAAGAATTTGAAGGGATCATTAAAATAGGAAGAACTCATCTTCAAGATGCTACACCACTTACTCTAGCTCAAGAATTTAGTGGATATTTATCTATGTTGCTTCATTCAAAAGAGCAAATCATCGCTTCTTTACCTACTTTAAGAGAGCTTGCAATAGGTGGAACAGCTGTTGGTACAGGATTAAACGCCCATCCAGAACTTAGTGAAAAAGTAAGCGAAGAATTAAGCAAGCTAATAGGTACTAAATTTGTGTCAAGTCCAAATAAATTCCATGCACTAACAAGCCATGATGCAATTAATTTTACCCATGGAGCTATGAAAGGTTTAGCTGCAAATTTAATGAAAATAGCAAATGATATTAGATGGCTAGCAAGTGGTCCTAGATGTGGTCTTGGAGAGTTAAACATACCTGAGAATGAACCAGGAAGTTCTATCATGCCAGGTAAGGTTAATCCTACTCAGTGTGAAGCCTTAACTATGGTTGCAGTACAAGTTATGGGAAATGATGCAGCAATTGGTTTTGCAGCAAGCCAAGGAAATTTCGAGCTTAATGTTTTTAAACCTGTGATTATTTATAACTTCTTGCAAAGCCTTGATTTATTGGCTGATGCTATGCATTCATTTAATATCCACTGTGCTGTTGGTATAGAGCCAAATAAAGAAAAAATAGATCATAATTTACATAATTCTTTAATGCTAGTAACTGCATTAAATCCACACATTGGTTATGAAAATGCAGCTAAAGTAGCAAAAAATGCCCATAAAAAAGGCATTTCTTTAAAAGAAAGCGCTATGGAACTTGGCTTAGTAAGCGAGGAAGACTTTGCTAAATTTGTAGATCCTACAAAAATGATAGGGCCAAAAAAATAA